One window of the Candidatus Bathyarchaeum sp. genome contains the following:
- a CDS encoding HD domain-containing protein, with amino-acid sequence MLRHWGEIKDPVHGYIYITEAEKQLIDSYPVQRMHRLRQLAGSEFVYSGANHTRFEHCLGVMHLAGKVAENQNLAPLMSEEEVQTVRMACLLHDVGHGPFSHVFEHLLVKFLGKTHEDMTRWIIEESELHDIIKDTGYIPTDVAKLAVGELRKPKKAFLDQIIQSAVDIDKLDFVVRDTYHTGAEYGYVDIFRLIHMLDVLGENLAVDVGALSALESFVLARLESFRSIYFHRVGRAAQIMLASAMEAAKDDLDLIVFDSPDDYLKLNDYTVWTKLLECEKSRKIMQNLERRNLLKCAYDRTFHVKEKMVTSVFGVDEVREQVRNKIAQEAGIDPEEICIDVPTVPSVPYHHSDLLEPMEIPVFQKTRTGEKIPLRLSDISSVFDVLKGFINILRVYTDKQYVDQVTLAASKVIGGTPASAKISF; translated from the coding sequence ATGTTACGACACTGGGGCGAAATAAAAGATCCTGTTCACGGCTATATCTACATCACTGAAGCAGAAAAACAGCTCATTGACTCATATCCTGTTCAACGCATGCACAGACTGCGACAACTTGCAGGCTCAGAATTTGTATATTCGGGAGCAAACCACACACGCTTTGAACACTGTTTAGGAGTTATGCATCTGGCAGGGAAAGTGGCAGAAAACCAAAATCTTGCCCCACTTATGTCTGAGGAAGAAGTCCAAACAGTCAGAATGGCATGCCTTTTGCATGATGTTGGACATGGTCCATTTTCTCACGTGTTTGAGCATCTTCTCGTAAAATTTTTAGGAAAAACCCACGAAGACATGACCCGCTGGATAATCGAAGAATCCGAACTACATGACATAATCAAAGATACAGGATACATCCCTACCGATGTAGCAAAACTAGCAGTAGGCGAGCTGCGCAAACCCAAAAAAGCCTTTTTAGACCAGATAATTCAAAGCGCAGTAGACATCGACAAACTCGATTTTGTAGTAAGGGACACCTACCACACCGGAGCAGAATACGGTTATGTGGACATTTTCAGGTTAATTCACATGCTAGACGTTTTAGGAGAAAACCTCGCAGTCGACGTAGGAGCCCTCTCTGCGTTGGAGTCATTTGTTTTAGCAAGATTGGAATCCTTCCGAAGCATCTATTTCCACAGGGTCGGACGAGCCGCCCAAATCATGCTGGCCTCAGCCATGGAAGCCGCAAAAGATGATTTAGATTTGATCGTTTTTGATTCTCCAGATGACTACCTTAAGCTAAACGATTACACGGTTTGGACAAAACTGCTAGAGTGTGAAAAATCCCGAAAAATCATGCAAAACCTAGAGCGCAGAAACCTGCTCAAATGCGCCTACGACCGAACATTCCATGTCAAAGAAAAAATGGTAACAAGCGTTTTTGGCGTTGACGAGGTGCGAGAACAAGTAAGAAACAAGATTGCTCAAGAAGCAGGCATTGACCCTGAAGAAATATGCATTGATGTTCCCACTGTTCCTTCAGTGCCGTATCATCATTCTGATTTGCTGGAGCCGATGGAGATTCCGGTTTTTCAAAAAACCCGAACAGGAGAAAAAATCCCCTTACGACTAAGTGATATTTCGTCTGTATTTGATGTTTTAAAGGGATTCATTAACATTCTTCGAGTCTACACAGACAAACAATACGTAGACCAAGTAACATTAGCGGCTTCAAAAGTTATCGGAGGAACCCCGGCCTCAGCTAAAATTTCGTTTTGA